A window from gamma proteobacterium SS-5 encodes these proteins:
- a CDS encoding FxsA family protein: protein MILLFLVGIPLFELYFLIQVGSFIGALPTIVLSVFTAVLGALLMRQQGFVTALRAQEAMARGETPALELMEGVLIFIAGVVLLFPGFVTDLLGFLLLIGPLRRLLLLHLLQRVLVQPSQGPTQSCEGQRYIEGEFRREDD, encoded by the coding sequence TTGATCCTGTTGTTTCTGGTGGGCATCCCCCTGTTTGAGCTGTATTTCCTGATCCAGGTCGGCTCCTTTATCGGGGCCCTGCCCACCATAGTCCTGTCGGTGTTTACCGCTGTACTGGGTGCCCTGCTCATGCGTCAGCAGGGCTTTGTCACCGCCCTGCGCGCCCAGGAGGCCATGGCCCGGGGCGAGACCCCGGCGCTGGAGTTGATGGAAGGGGTGCTGATCTTCATCGCCGGGGTGGTGCTGCTGTTCCCCGGCTTCGTCACCGACCTGCTGGGCTTCTTGCTGCTCATCGGCCCGCTGCGGCGTCTGCTCCTGCTGCATCTGCTGCAACGGGTGCTGGTCCAGCCCAGTCAGGGGCCGACCCAATCCTGCGAGGGCCAGCGCTATATCGAGGGCGAGTTCCGGCGCGAGGACGATTAA
- the zwf gene encoding glucose-6-phosphate dehydrogenase, whose amino-acid sequence MQHLDDNTQAQPAPPCIMVIFGAGGDLTRRKLIPSLYHLMREGLLADGFAVVGVDRLELSDEAFRELFEQTLRDYQAAEFDPEVWRRLAERLHYSQGDFKDPAAYQALRQRLQHCTQAHASAANYLFYMATPPSLFSQIIRLLAEAELSLEREQGWRRVIIEKPFGKDLDSAIALNRELHQYLDEAQIFRIDHYLGKETVQNIMAFRFANGFTEPTWSHQFIEHVQITVAESVGVEHRGTYYEEAGALRDMIPNHLLVLLGFVAMEPPNSFDACNVRDEVNKVLRAVQPLSPEDVLTRAVRGQYGEGLMPNGEKVAGYRGSPGVDAQSRTETYAAIRFMIDNWRWADVPFYLRTGKRLAGQFTEIVIQYRHVPFQLFRNTPVEQVQANQLVIRVQPDEGIQLSFSAKIPGPVMRLGRVNMDFCYADYFGNAPTTGYETLIYDAMNGDATLFKHADTVEVGWELVAPVLDVWSALPPRDFPNYRAGSWGPAAAGELLRRDGFRWRHIDSA is encoded by the coding sequence ATGCAGCATCTGGACGACAACACTCAGGCCCAGCCCGCGCCGCCCTGCATCATGGTCATCTTCGGTGCCGGTGGCGATCTGACCCGGCGCAAGCTGATCCCCTCGCTGTACCATTTGATGCGCGAGGGCCTGCTGGCGGACGGCTTCGCCGTGGTCGGGGTGGATCGGCTGGAGCTGTCCGACGAGGCCTTCCGCGAGCTGTTTGAACAAACCCTGCGCGACTATCAGGCGGCGGAGTTTGACCCCGAGGTCTGGCGCCGCCTGGCCGAGCGCCTGCATTACAGCCAGGGCGACTTCAAGGACCCAGCGGCCTATCAGGCCCTGCGCCAGCGTCTGCAGCACTGTACCCAGGCCCATGCCTCGGCGGCCAATTACCTGTTCTACATGGCCACGCCGCCGAGCCTGTTCAGCCAGATCATCCGCCTGCTGGCGGAGGCCGAGCTGAGCCTGGAGCGGGAGCAGGGCTGGCGGCGGGTGATCATCGAAAAGCCGTTCGGCAAGGACCTGGACTCGGCCATTGCCCTGAATCGCGAGCTGCATCAGTATCTGGACGAGGCACAGATCTTCCGCATCGATCATTACCTGGGCAAGGAGACGGTGCAGAACATCATGGCCTTTCGCTTCGCCAACGGCTTTACCGAGCCGACCTGGAGCCATCAGTTCATCGAGCACGTGCAGATCACCGTGGCCGAGTCGGTGGGCGTGGAGCATCGCGGTACCTATTACGAAGAGGCCGGCGCCCTGCGCGATATGATCCCCAATCACTTGCTGGTGCTGTTGGGCTTTGTCGCCATGGAGCCACCCAACAGCTTCGATGCCTGCAACGTGCGCGATGAGGTGAACAAGGTGCTGCGCGCCGTGCAGCCGCTCAGCCCCGAGGACGTGCTGACCCGGGCGGTACGCGGCCAGTATGGCGAGGGCCTGATGCCCAATGGCGAGAAGGTGGCCGGCTATCGCGGCTCGCCGGGGGTGGATGCCCAGTCGCGCACCGAGACCTACGCCGCCATCCGCTTCATGATCGACAACTGGCGCTGGGCCGACGTGCCCTTTTATCTGCGCACCGGCAAGCGCCTGGCCGGCCAGTTCACCGAGATCGTCATCCAATACCGCCACGTACCCTTTCAGCTGTTTCGCAACACCCCGGTGGAGCAGGTGCAGGCCAACCAGCTGGTGATCCGGGTGCAGCCGGACGAGGGCATACAGCTCAGCTTCAGCGCCAAGATCCCGGGGCCAGTGATGCGTCTGGGGCGGGTGAATATGGACTTTTGCTATGCGGATTATTTTGGCAACGCCCCCACCACCGGCTACGAGACCCTGATCTACGACGCCATGAACGGTGACGCCACCCTGTTCAAGCACGCCGATACGGTGGAGGTCGGTTGGGAGCTGGTGGCGCCGGTGCTGGATGTGTGGAGCGCCCTGCCGCCACGGGACTTTCCCAACTACCGCGCCGGCAGCTGGGGCCCGGCGGCGGCCGGTGAGCTACTTCGGCGCGATGGCTTTCGCTGGCGGCACATAGACTCGGCCTGA
- a CDS encoding ligand-binding protein SH3, with translation MNNLISDFPHDGVVTINRVLLKPEYSVDDLQERVALLCENVKTYHSDTGFVGGFVALNSGNISNEGSSIGQAVVSELKDREALIITFWRSFAEHEASHRSNTFQPLFEQVLELCENGNEEIAYEMLWAGKAYTPEDAVRARRAKLMAA, from the coding sequence ATGAATAACCTGATCAGCGATTTTCCCCATGACGGCGTGGTCACCATCAATCGTGTCCTGCTGAAACCCGAGTACAGCGTCGATGACCTGCAGGAGCGGGTTGCCCTGCTGTGCGAAAACGTCAAGACCTACCACTCAGATACCGGCTTTGTTGGCGGTTTTGTCGCCCTCAACAGCGGCAACATCTCCAACGAGGGTTCCAGCATCGGCCAGGCGGTGGTCAGCGAGCTGAAGGACCGCGAGGCCCTGATCATCACCTTCTGGCGCAGCTTTGCCGAGCATGAGGCCTCGCACCGCAGCAATACCTTCCAGCCCTTGTTCGAGCAGGTGCTGGAGTTGTGCGAGAACGGCAACGAAGAAATCGCCTACGAGATGCTCTGGGCAGGCAAGGCCTACACGCCGGAAGATGCCGTGCGGGCGCGGCGGGCCAAGCTGATGGCCGCCTGA
- the rlmH gene encoding 23S rRNA (pseudouridine(1915)-N(3))-methyltransferase RlmH, which translates to MHIHLISVGNRMPAWVEQGYAEYAKRLPPECRLNLIEIAPARRGKNPDIPRLRRDEGQRMLAALPKGCRVLALEVEGRTWSTEQLAARLADWLQQGSDLALLVGGPDGLDPACRQAADEHWSLSPLTLPHPLVRVILAEQIYRAWSLLNHHPYHRA; encoded by the coding sequence ATGCACATCCACCTGATCAGCGTCGGTAACCGCATGCCCGCCTGGGTGGAGCAGGGCTATGCCGAGTATGCCAAACGCCTGCCGCCGGAGTGCCGCCTGAATCTGATCGAGATCGCCCCGGCCCGGCGCGGCAAGAACCCGGACATCCCCCGTTTGCGGCGTGACGAGGGCCAACGTATGCTTGCTGCCCTGCCCAAGGGTTGCAGGGTCCTTGCCCTGGAGGTAGAGGGCAGGACCTGGAGCACCGAGCAGTTGGCCGCCCGCCTGGCCGATTGGCTGCAACAGGGCAGCGACCTGGCCCTGCTGGTAGGCGGCCCGGATGGGCTGGACCCGGCCTGCCGCCAGGCTGCCGATGAACACTGGTCGCTATCACCACTGACCCTGCCTCATCCCCTGGTACGGGTGATCCTGGCCGAGCAGATCTATCGCGCCTGGAGCCTGCTCAACCACCACCCCTACCACCGTGCCTGA
- a CDS encoding 3-deoxy-7-phosphoheptulonate synthase encodes MNMHQTDDLRICAIKEVASPTEVHDQHPITEPAAEVVYQTRQAIHRILQRQDDRLLVITGPCSVHDPKAALEYCDRLRPLQQELAADLLIVMRVYFEKPRTTVGWKGLINDPDLDESFHINKGLGLARELLLDINQRGMPAATEYLDLISPQYISDLISWGAIGARTTESQGHRELASGLSCPVGFKNGTDGTLSIAVDAIRAAAKPHHFMSLTKAGHSAIFSTTGNEDCHVILRGGQRPNYDAESVNIAAEALAKAALPELLMIDFSHANSKKDPLKQLEVGRDVAGQIGRGDGRIMGVMIESHLLQGRQDLGSGRDGLIYGQSITDACLGWEDSEPLLRQLAEAVRQRRRQS; translated from the coding sequence ATGAATATGCACCAGACCGACGACCTTCGCATCTGCGCCATCAAAGAGGTGGCCTCGCCGACCGAGGTGCATGACCAGCACCCCATCACCGAACCGGCCGCCGAGGTGGTCTATCAGACCCGTCAGGCGATTCATCGCATCCTGCAGCGCCAGGACGACCGCCTGCTGGTGATCACCGGCCCCTGTTCGGTACACGATCCCAAGGCCGCGCTGGAGTATTGCGACCGCCTGCGCCCCTTGCAGCAGGAGCTGGCCGCCGATCTGCTCATCGTCATGCGGGTCTATTTCGAGAAGCCGCGCACCACCGTCGGCTGGAAGGGGCTGATCAACGACCCGGACCTGGACGAGAGCTTTCACATCAACAAGGGGCTGGGCCTGGCCCGGGAGCTGCTGCTGGATATCAACCAGCGCGGTATGCCCGCCGCCACCGAGTACCTGGACCTGATCAGCCCGCAGTACATCTCCGACTTGATCAGCTGGGGTGCCATTGGCGCGCGCACTACCGAGAGCCAGGGCCATCGCGAGCTGGCCTCCGGCCTGTCCTGCCCGGTGGGCTTCAAGAACGGCACCGACGGCACCCTGAGCATCGCCGTGGACGCCATCCGCGCCGCCGCCAAGCCGCATCATTTCATGTCCCTGACCAAGGCCGGTCACTCGGCGATCTTTTCCACCACCGGCAATGAGGACTGTCACGTCATCCTGCGCGGTGGCCAGCGCCCCAACTATGATGCCGAGAGCGTCAATATCGCCGCCGAGGCCCTGGCCAAGGCCGCTCTGCCGGAACTGCTGATGATCGATTTCAGCCATGCCAACAGCAAGAAAGACCCGCTCAAGCAACTGGAGGTCGGACGCGACGTGGCCGGTCAGATCGGCCGTGGCGATGGGCGCATCATGGGGGTCATGATCGAAAGCCATCTGCTGCAGGGCCGCCAGGATCTGGGCAGCGGCCGCGATGGCCTGATCTACGGCCAAAGCATCACCGATGCCTGCCTGGGTTGGGAGGACAGCGAGCCCCTGCTAAGGCAACTGGCCGAGGCGGTGCGCCAGCGCAGACGGCAGAGTTAA
- the maf gene encoding septum formation inhibitor Maf: MPEPLLYLASASPRRAELLRQIGVSFQPYPAHIDETPRLSESATDFVLRMAQEKAQAAQARLRDPQARVLGADTDVILDGEILGKPADQAQAAAMLRRLSGRSHEVLSGVALADAKGLDWRLSRSRVWFRALSEAEITAYWASGEPLGKAGGYAIQGLGAVFIERLEGSYSGVMGLPLFETAQLLRP, encoded by the coding sequence GTGCCTGAGCCCCTGCTCTATCTGGCATCGGCCTCGCCCCGGCGAGCGGAACTGCTGCGCCAGATCGGCGTTTCCTTCCAGCCGTACCCGGCGCATATCGACGAGACCCCCAGACTCAGCGAGTCGGCGACGGACTTTGTCCTGCGCATGGCCCAGGAAAAGGCCCAGGCGGCGCAGGCCCGGCTGCGCGACCCCCAGGCACGAGTGCTGGGCGCGGATACGGATGTCATCCTGGATGGCGAGATCCTCGGCAAGCCGGCCGATCAGGCGCAGGCCGCCGCCATGCTGCGGCGCCTGTCCGGCCGCAGTCATGAGGTACTCAGCGGCGTGGCCCTGGCCGACGCAAAGGGGCTGGATTGGCGTCTGAGTCGAAGCCGGGTCTGGTTCAGGGCCCTGAGCGAGGCGGAAATCACCGCCTACTGGGCCAGCGGCGAGCCCCTCGGCAAGGCCGGCGGCTACGCCATCCAGGGCCTTGGCGCGGTATTCATAGAGCGCCTGGAGGGCAGCTACTCCGGGGTCATGGGCCTGCCCCTGTTTGAAACGGCGCAGCTGCTGCGCCCTTGA
- a CDS encoding transposase — protein MVIKEQYREIEANQRFYQYATTAGFRIHACEGYDPQSKGKVEAGVKYVKQDCFYGEHFSSQQAVRDHLQHWLDEVANCREHGTTGQIPHTVFMAEERPQLKPYLAPSSLRQPSAIETRRADKTGLISYQANKYSVPLAWQQAQVGVMQQEGHLVITDLNTGEILAEHPLCLEKGRIIKNNNHYRDREARVTQLEVEISHMLGDQLGQTLCQQIRRSEPKVVKDQLVALKSILAHLEPEDRTLLAQLAERPGITAGKIKRYLEAERQARSKGRYPDHGLPEAPSANDVDLSAYQRLGQSSGQEVTHGPA, from the coding sequence GTGGTGATCAAGGAGCAGTACCGGGAAATCGAGGCCAACCAACGCTTTTACCAGTATGCCACCACCGCAGGCTTTAGAATCCATGCCTGTGAAGGTTATGACCCCCAGAGCAAAGGCAAGGTGGAAGCCGGGGTTAAATACGTCAAGCAGGACTGCTTTTATGGCGAACACTTCAGCAGTCAGCAAGCGGTTCGAGACCATCTGCAACACTGGTTGGATGAGGTGGCCAACTGTCGTGAGCATGGCACCACCGGCCAGATCCCCCACACCGTTTTTATGGCCGAAGAACGCCCTCAGCTGAAGCCTTACCTGGCCCCCAGCAGTCTTCGACAGCCTTCGGCGATTGAAACCCGCCGTGCCGATAAAACCGGGCTGATCAGCTACCAGGCCAATAAATACTCCGTGCCTCTGGCCTGGCAGCAAGCTCAGGTCGGTGTCATGCAGCAGGAAGGCCATTTGGTCATTACCGACCTGAACACGGGTGAGATCCTGGCCGAACACCCTCTGTGCCTGGAAAAGGGGCGCATCATCAAGAACAACAACCATTACCGGGACAGGGAAGCTCGGGTAACTCAATTGGAAGTCGAGATTAGCCACATGCTGGGGGATCAGCTGGGCCAAACCCTCTGCCAGCAGATTAGGCGCTCAGAGCCTAAAGTGGTCAAGGATCAGTTGGTAGCCTTAAAATCCATCCTGGCTCACCTGGAGCCGGAAGATCGAACACTGCTTGCACAGCTGGCCGAGCGGCCCGGCATTACCGCTGGCAAGATCAAACGCTACCTGGAAGCAGAACGTCAGGCGCGGAGCAAAGGGCGTTATCCAGATCATGGTCTGCCAGAGGCACCTTCAGCCAACGATGTAGACCTCTCGGCTTACCAGCGACTTGGCCAGTCCAGTGGCCAGGAGGTGACCCATGGGCCAGCTTGA
- a CDS encoding hydrogenase maturation protease gives MNSTLFLGIGNTLLSDEGVGVFVIQHLNERHPTEPGTCYLDGGTLSFTLAEAIASHPQLIVIDAARLDRPPGSTELFIDSAMDRYLTGNRGSVHEVGLTDLLDIALLSNTLPQRRALIGIQPDYIDWGERPTPAVAQAIAPAAQMALDLHRRWRAAPLTQGPPGAETRLA, from the coding sequence ATGAACAGCACCCTGTTTCTGGGCATAGGCAATACCCTGTTAAGCGATGAGGGGGTGGGCGTATTCGTGATCCAGCACCTCAACGAACGGCACCCGACAGAGCCTGGCACCTGCTACCTGGATGGCGGCACCCTGTCCTTTACCCTGGCCGAGGCCATCGCCAGCCATCCCCAGCTGATTGTGATAGATGCCGCCCGCCTGGATCGGCCACCCGGCAGCACCGAGCTGTTCATCGACAGCGCCATGGACCGCTACCTGACCGGCAACCGGGGCAGCGTACACGAGGTGGGCCTGACCGACCTGCTGGACATAGCCCTGCTATCCAACACCCTACCGCAACGACGGGCGTTGATTGGCATCCAGCCGGACTACATCGACTGGGGCGAGCGGCCCACCCCGGCAGTGGCCCAGGCCATAGCCCCAGCGGCGCAGATGGCCCTGGATCTGCATCGACGTTGGCGTGCCGCCCCGCTGACGCAAGGGCCGCCCGGAGCGGAAACGCGTCTTGCATAG
- a CDS encoding divalent-cation tolerance protein CutA, protein MPTITLNLCTCPDLDCAERLAKALVQQRLAACVNILPGISSVYAWQGQIEQETEVLLLIKTASEQVQAMTQALAELHPYEVPEIISLPVGTGHLPYIEWVKQCTSP, encoded by the coding sequence ATGCCTACTATAACCCTTAACCTCTGCACCTGTCCGGACCTGGACTGCGCCGAACGCCTGGCCAAGGCCTTGGTGCAGCAGCGGCTGGCCGCCTGCGTCAATATCCTGCCGGGGATCAGCTCGGTGTACGCCTGGCAGGGCCAGATCGAACAGGAAACCGAGGTCCTGTTGCTGATCAAGACCGCCAGCGAGCAGGTGCAGGCCATGACCCAGGCCCTGGCCGAGCTGCACCCCTATGAGGTGCCCGAGATCATCAGCCTGCCGGTCGGTACCGGCCATCTCCCCTATATTGAGTGGGTAAAACAATGTACAAGCCCTTGA
- the dacB gene encoding D-alanyl-D-alanine carboxypeptidase/D-alanyl-D-alanine-endopeptidase, with protein sequence MPLFRTPLTLFLCLMLGSLAAEPLRLQETLPEGSQFGLYVQYLKPVPGSDRVALEHNADLLLPPASTLKLLTALAARLVLPNDFRFVTEVLANPNGQNSQDWVIRFGGDTSLSREQLKQLLSKAKTALGASQVRDIWIDDSAFVGHERGLGWPWENLGACYSSPVTAVSIDDNCVPAAVYSNLQPGQRVRVNVPKHQPIEVLAEAEVVSASQQRERLCNLDLSGGDDNRYRLSGCWPQSKNPLPLKLAVQNPARFAQDIVRAQAKALDLNLKGQVRIGRPSGPAGKTMGKTLALHRSAPLPDLLRQMLHRSDNQMADALLKTLGGRFHQLPGSYRAGLSALRRVLRDQAGIDLSRAIIEDGSGLSRSNRLSPRQLGQVLDYLYRNDAQLGLLDLLPVSGESGTLQYRRSLSRPPLKGRYRAKTGTLFGTRNLAGIFTTAKGSELLVVQFISNYFPIKDTAGPKPYIRFEQRLYNGLYSDF encoded by the coding sequence ATGCCCCTGTTTCGCACCCCTCTGACCCTATTCCTGTGCCTGATGCTCGGCAGCCTCGCCGCTGAACCGCTGAGGTTGCAGGAGACCCTGCCCGAGGGCAGCCAGTTCGGTCTCTATGTGCAGTACCTGAAGCCGGTGCCGGGCTCGGATCGGGTTGCCCTGGAGCATAATGCCGACCTGCTGCTGCCCCCGGCCAGTACCCTGAAGCTGCTCACCGCCCTGGCGGCCAGGCTGGTGCTGCCGAACGACTTTCGTTTTGTCACCGAGGTGCTGGCCAACCCCAATGGGCAGAACAGCCAGGACTGGGTGATCCGCTTCGGCGGCGACACCAGCCTGAGCCGGGAGCAGCTCAAGCAGCTACTGAGCAAGGCCAAGACCGCCCTGGGCGCGAGCCAGGTGCGGGATATCTGGATCGATGACAGCGCCTTTGTCGGCCATGAACGCGGTCTGGGCTGGCCCTGGGAGAACCTGGGTGCCTGTTACAGCTCGCCGGTCACCGCTGTCAGCATCGATGACAACTGCGTACCGGCGGCGGTGTACAGCAACCTGCAACCGGGCCAGCGGGTGCGGGTGAATGTGCCCAAGCACCAGCCGATTGAGGTACTGGCCGAGGCCGAGGTGGTCAGCGCCAGCCAGCAGCGCGAGCGCCTGTGCAACCTGGATTTGAGCGGTGGGGATGACAACCGCTACCGCCTCAGCGGCTGCTGGCCACAGAGCAAGAATCCCCTGCCCCTGAAGCTGGCGGTGCAGAACCCGGCCCGCTTCGCCCAGGACATAGTGCGCGCCCAGGCCAAGGCCCTGGATCTCAACCTCAAGGGCCAGGTGCGCATCGGCCGACCCAGCGGTCCAGCGGGCAAGACAATGGGCAAGACCTTGGCCCTGCACCGCTCCGCGCCCCTGCCCGATCTGCTGCGGCAGATGCTGCACCGCTCCGACAACCAGATGGCCGATGCCCTGCTCAAGACCCTGGGCGGGCGGTTTCACCAGTTGCCCGGTTCCTACCGTGCCGGGCTGTCCGCCCTGCGCCGGGTGCTCAGGGATCAGGCCGGCATCGATCTGTCCCGCGCCATCATCGAGGACGGCTCCGGCCTGTCGCGCAGCAACCGCCTCAGCCCCCGTCAGCTGGGCCAGGTGCTGGATTACCTCTATCGCAACGATGCGCAGCTGGGGCTGCTTGACCTGCTGCCGGTGTCCGGCGAAAGCGGCACCCTGCAATACCGGCGCAGCCTGAGCAGGCCACCACTGAAGGGCCGGTACCGGGCCAAGACCGGCACCCTGTTCGGTACCCGCAACCTGGCCGGCATCTTCACCACGGCCAAGGGCTCAGAGCTGCTGGTGGTACAGTTCATCAGCAACTATTTTCCGATCAAGGACACCGCCGGACCCAAGCCCTACATCCGTTTCGAGCAGCGCCTGTACAACGGCCTTTATAGTGATTTTTAA
- the dsbD gene encoding protein-disulfide reductase DsbD, producing the protein MYKPLNWSALLFLPLFFLLGPAQLLAEEEFLRPEQAYPASAEVIDPERVRLRFEIAEGYYLYRDKISVRSATPGVSTGLLRLPEGQIKNDEFFGQVAVLRGRPEAELQLNRSRAEAGPVELILRSQGCADAGLCYPPHEQRLQLQLPAKAPAPAPVPDLSQIGGKQALPDFSGNNGGDDILPVEQAFRLSVLRVEGDGIELGWQIAPGTYLYQQEIQIRLLQAEGAALGDWQLPPAKIKPNSILPDGSEGDVPVYEADFSLHLPLLRDNTDPGRIALQIDYQGCAEVGICYPPQGQKLTLELPALTQAQAQAQAQVAAPVVAETEDMRSEQDQIADLLKGGSTWLVVLSFFGIGLLLALTPCVFPMIPILSGIIAGHGSNITTRKAFMLSLIYVLAMAVTYTVAGVLAGLFGENLQAAFQNPWVLWSFALIFVALAFSMFGYYDLQLPSSWQARLGQLSHRQRGGTYTGVAIMGLLSALIVGPCVAPPLAGALIYIGQSGDALLGGLALFAMSLGMGAPLIALGTGAGKLLPRAGAWMNAIKAVFGVMMLAVALLLLERVLDPTIAMGLWGLLLICSAVYMGALERLPEAASGLRKLWKGLGLALLIYGGLMLLGVALNGKDTLQPLRGLSLGGGSAEQAHLEFRRIKSVADLEREVAAAAEQGKPLMLDFYADWCTYCIQFEKYVFTDAKVQASLANAVLIQADVTANDEQDKALLSHLGLIAPPAILFWNGQTEERKNYRVMGYMDAAKFNAHVRAALR; encoded by the coding sequence ATGTACAAGCCCTTGAACTGGTCGGCCCTGCTGTTTCTGCCGCTGTTTTTTCTGCTCGGCCCCGCGCAACTGCTGGCCGAGGAGGAATTTCTGCGCCCCGAACAGGCCTATCCCGCCAGCGCCGAGGTGATAGACCCGGAGCGGGTTCGCCTGCGCTTCGAGATCGCCGAGGGCTACTATCTGTACCGCGACAAGATCAGCGTGCGCAGCGCCACCCCAGGGGTGAGCACGGGCCTGCTGCGCCTGCCCGAGGGGCAGATCAAGAACGACGAGTTCTTCGGCCAGGTGGCGGTGCTGCGCGGTCGGCCCGAGGCCGAGTTGCAGCTCAACCGCAGCCGTGCCGAGGCCGGACCGGTGGAGCTGATCCTGCGCTCCCAGGGCTGTGCCGATGCCGGCCTGTGCTATCCGCCCCACGAGCAGCGCCTGCAACTGCAGCTACCGGCCAAGGCCCCTGCGCCCGCCCCCGTCCCAGACCTGTCACAGATCGGCGGCAAACAAGCGCTGCCCGATTTCTCCGGCAACAACGGCGGCGATGACATCCTGCCGGTGGAACAGGCCTTCCGGCTTAGCGTCCTGCGGGTCGAGGGGGATGGCATAGAGCTGGGCTGGCAGATAGCACCGGGCACCTATCTGTATCAGCAGGAGATCCAGATCCGTCTGCTCCAGGCCGAGGGTGCCGCCCTGGGTGACTGGCAGCTGCCCCCGGCCAAGATCAAGCCCAACTCCATTCTCCCGGACGGCAGCGAGGGCGACGTGCCGGTCTATGAGGCGGACTTCAGCCTCCACCTGCCCCTGCTGCGGGACAACACAGACCCCGGTCGCATTGCGTTACAGATCGACTATCAGGGCTGTGCCGAGGTGGGCATCTGCTATCCGCCCCAGGGGCAAAAACTGACCCTGGAGCTGCCCGCGCTAACTCAGGCTCAGGCTCAGGCTCAAGCCCAGGTCGCAGCACCGGTTGTGGCCGAGACCGAGGACATGCGCTCGGAGCAGGATCAGATCGCCGATCTGCTCAAGGGCGGCAGCACCTGGCTGGTGGTGCTCAGCTTCTTCGGCATCGGCCTGCTGCTGGCCCTGACCCCCTGCGTATTCCCCATGATCCCCATCCTGTCCGGCATCATCGCCGGCCACGGCAGCAACATCACCACCCGCAAGGCCTTCATGCTGTCGCTGATCTATGTGCTGGCGATGGCGGTGACCTACACCGTCGCCGGGGTATTGGCTGGGCTGTTCGGCGAGAACCTGCAGGCGGCCTTCCAGAACCCCTGGGTGCTGTGGAGCTTTGCCCTGATCTTCGTCGCCCTGGCCTTCTCCATGTTCGGCTACTACGACCTGCAACTGCCCAGCAGCTGGCAGGCCCGGCTGGGCCAGCTCAGCCACCGCCAGCGGGGCGGCACCTACACCGGGGTGGCCATCATGGGGCTGTTATCGGCGCTGATCGTCGGCCCCTGCGTGGCCCCGCCCCTGGCCGGTGCCCTGATCTACATCGGCCAGAGCGGCGATGCCCTGCTCGGTGGCCTGGCCCTGTTCGCCATGAGCTTAGGCATGGGCGCGCCGCTGATCGCCCTGGGTACCGGCGCGGGCAAGCTGCTGCCCCGCGCCGGGGCCTGGATGAACGCCATCAAGGCGGTATTCGGCGTGATGATGCTGGCGGTGGCCCTGCTGCTGCTGGAGCGGGTGCTCGATCCGACCATCGCCATGGGGCTCTGGGGCCTGCTGCTGATCTGCTCGGCGGTGTATATGGGCGCACTCGAGCGCCTGCCCGAGGCCGCCTCTGGCCTGCGCAAGCTGTGGAAGGGGCTGGGCCTGGCCCTGTTGATCTACGGCGGGCTGATGCTGTTGGGCGTGGCCCTGAACGGCAAAGACACGCTGCAACCCCTGCGCGGCCTGAGCCTGGGCGGTGGTTCGGCCGAGCAGGCGCACCTGGAGTTCAGGCGCATCAAGAGCGTGGCGGACCTGGAGCGTGAGGTGGCCGCCGCCGCCGAGCAAGGCAAGCCGCTGATGCTGGACTTCTACGCCGACTGGTGTACCTACTGCATCCAGTTCGAGAAATACGTCTTCACCGATGCCAAGGTGCAGGCCAGCCTGGCCAATGCCGTGCTGATCCAGGCCGATGTCACCGCCAACGACGAGCAGGACAAGGCCCTGCTGAGCCATCTGGGCCTGATCGCGCCACCGGCGATCCTGTTCTGGAACGGCCAGACGGAGGAGCGCAAGAACTACCGGGTGATGGGCTACATGGATGCCGCCAAGTTCAACGCCCATGTGCGCGCTGCGCTAAGGTAG